The genomic window TCCTTCACCTTATTTAAAACGCCAGTACCGTTTATTAAACCGAGCCACAATATCCACCCTACATTCCTTTTGTTCTGAACTCATTCGTGCCCATTATTATGAAATTAATGTTGATCCGACGATTCGATTGGCAAATGATACGGAAAGAGAATTGCTTAAAGAAGAAGTGCTAGAAACGTTACTAGAGCGTTATTACGCCTTGGATAAAGAGACAATGCCCGACTTCTACACAATGGCAGAAGCATATAGTGGAGATCGCTCAGATACAAGTCTAAGAGCGCTCCTTTTACAACTATATACGCGTTCCAGGTCCCATCCTGATCCAGATAGGTGGCTTAATGAGAGTGCGAGGATGTATGAACATCCGTATGACGATGTAGGCGAAAGTCCATGGGGGAAAATCATTTTAGAAGAAGTGTTTAGCTTTGTGTCAGGGGCCATTGCCAATCATACACGAGCTCTTCAACTCGCTGAGCGAGGTGATGGACCTGCTTTTTATCATGAACGACTAACAGAAGAGGTTGTAGCACTTGAAGGGCTTACCAAGTGTCAATCTTGGGATCAGTTGTATCAACAGCTGCATGATTTTACTTGGAAACGTCTACCTAGTAAGAAAAAAGATGATCCAACCGATCCTCAATTAATGGAACGAGTAAAAGGACTACGGGATGATAGTAAAAAATTAGTGCAAAAAGCCCAAGAACTTTTAATGACTGATGCACAAGAGAACCGGTTGCGCCTACAACAGATGCAAGGTCGTGTCCGTATGTTAACAACCCTTGTAAAAGAGTTCGCTAAAGCGTACCGAGAAGAAAAAGCAGAACGTTCGTTGATGGATTTTGATGACCTTGAACACTTTGCTCTCGACATTCTTAGTGAAGAATCAATTGCAGAACCGTCTGCCATTGCACTGCAATACAAAGCCCGGTTTCAAGAAGTGTTAACGGATGAATATCAAGACACCAATCAAGTCCAAGAAGCAATCTTGCAATTAGTCGCAAATGGCGAGAACCGTTTTATGGTAGGAGATGTTAAACAGAGCATCTATCGCTTTCGGTTGGCGGAACCGGGTTTGTTTATTGAGAAACAAACAACGTATGCGAAGATAGAGCGCCCTCTGGATAAACTGAAAGAAGCAAAAGGAATTCGGATTGATTTAGCGCATAACTTTCGTAGCCGTAAAGAAGTGCTTGACGCTGTTAATTACGTGTTTGCACAGACGATGGACAAGCATGTAGGGGAAGTAGAGTATGATCAAACGCAAGCGTTGCAATACGGTAACCTTGACTATGGAATAGAAGACGAAGGTTATGACGTTCATGTTGCTTTACTTGAAAAAGAGGATGAGGACGACGCCAGTGGTTTTGAATTATCCGCAGAAAAAGAAGCGAAATGGACAGCGAATAAAATTAATGAATTACGAGCGAGTAAATACCTCGTTTATGATAAAAGGCAAAACCAAATGCGTCCAATTGAATATCGGGACATAACAATTTTAATGAGATCCCTTCCATCGTCTCCTGTTTTTGTGGACGTATTTAAAAGAGCGGGTATTCCACTTTTTTCAGATCGAGATGAAGGCTATTTTCGGCATGTAGAAGTGCAAATTATGCTGTCATTATTGAAAATTATTGATAATCCTTTTCAAGATATTCCGTTAGCGTCGGTACTGCGTTCACCAATTGTCGGACTCCAAGATGATGAGCTAGCAAGTATACGCCTACATGATCAAGAAGGGTTCTTTTATGAAGCCATGCAGGCCACTCTTTTAAATGAAAACCAAGAAGGAAATTGGTTGGAGAAGCTTGCTCATTTTAATCAGCAACTTCAAAATTGGCGGACGAGAGCACGAACGACTGCGTTATCTACATTTATTTGGGAACTGTTTACGGAAACTGGGTACGATGTATTTGTAGGTGGTTTGCCTGGAGGAAAGCAACGACAAGCCAACGTGCGAGCCTTGTACGATCGTGCAAAGGCGTTTGAAGATACATCGTTTCGCGGCATCTTTCGGTTTCTGCGTTTTGTTGAGCGGATGGAAGAGCAAGGAGACGATTTTGAGAGTGCACGTACCATTAGTGAGCAAGAGAATGTTGTTCGCTTAATGTCGATCCATAAAAGTAAAGGGCTCGAATTTCCAGTAGTCTTCGTAGTAGATATGTGGAAGCAATTTAACTTAATGGATACGAGACGACAAACCCAAATTCACCAAACATTAGGATTTGGCTCGACCTACTTAGATGTAGAACGACGTGTGAAGTACCCTACAATGGCAGAGGCGGCAATAAAGAAATTGCAAGAAAGAGAGCAAATATCGGAAGAACTTCGTGTGCTGTATGTAGCTCTAACGAGAGCGAAGGAAAAGCTGTTCCTACTAGGAAGTGTTAAAGAAAGAGAAGCAAAGTTGGAAGCATGGATAGAACAGGCGGAGTCTTCTCTTTCACTACATGAGCGCAAGCAGGCTCGTCGGTTCTTTGACTGGATCATGCCTGTTGTTCTCCGACATGAAGATGTGAATCGTGTTTCTAACAAGAAGGAGCATCCGTCAAAGTGGACGCTCGATGATATGGTGGAAGTACCTTCATTAGCACGTACTCAACCTCAGTCAACAAATACAACAGTTCAATTGCTACAGCAATTAGAACGATTAGATGGACGAACTGCTGGAATGGAGTGTGAAGTGGAGCGTCGACTTGCTTTCAATTATATATATCCTGTAGCTACCAAAACAGCGGCGAAACAAAGCGTGACCGAATTAAAACGAAAAACCAACTGGTATTCTCTTGATGAGGAAATGAATACGTCTCGGAAAAACGTCATGCATTCGATGAAGGAGCCACGTTTTTTAAAAGGGGATCAGAAGCTAAGTTCTACTGAAAAAGGATCGCTTATGCATCGTATTATGCAGAGGCTATCATTTCAGACAAAGGATCCGTCTCATATTAAGCAAGAGATTGAAGCCATTTCAAATCGGCTTGCGTTGAAAAAAGAAGAAAGAAGCGCCATCTCATACCAACGCATTATTGATTTTCATCAATCATCAGTGGGAACTCGTTTACTCAATTCGAAAAAAGTGAAAAGAGAGGTGCCTTTTTCCTATGTTCAACCTAAGCAGCAATTCTCCTCTCAAGAAGAGGGAGCAGAAGAAGACGGCGTGTTAATTCGAGGAATTATTGACGTGTTATGGTGGGATGAGAACGGTGAGTTGTTTTTACTTGATTATAAAACCGATCGCATTCAATCTTCTGGCTTAGAGAAACAAGAGGTCGAAAAGGTCTTGAAGGAACGTTATGAGCACCAAATCGCGCAATACAAGCAAGCAATTGAAGCCATTTGGAATGTACCGGTAAAGGAATGCTGGCTGTATTTCTTTGATGGCGGTATCGACATTCAACTATTCAAATAAAGGCAACTGTGTGTACAAAGGTAAAAGCGCCTGACTCATTGAGAAAGGCGCTTTATCATTTAAGAAGGTGTAGGATTGTCAATTTTTCGATCCTTGCCAGCAGCATAACCAAATAAAGAAATGCCGATAGCCGCAGCCATAAGAATCAGGAGTGGCACAGTCCAACTTTTTGTACTGTCCGCGATGAATCCAAGAAGGAATGGTCCTGTAGCGGCAATCATATAACCAACTGATTGTGCCATACTAGAAAGCTGTGAAGATTGCTCGACAGTATGGGTACGCAAGACAAAAAACATCATTGCTAAACTAAAAGTCGTCCCCATCCCCATACCTGTAACAATAAGAAATAGTATAGTGAACGAAGATGCGGTTAGTGCGACACCAGCAAGTCCTATTAAAAATAATAGTCCTGACGCAACAGCAAGCCACGTTTGACTCTTTAATTTAGCTGCAAAAATCGGAACAAAAAACGTAGCTGGGATGAGTCCTACTTGCATTAACGCCATAAACCAGCCTGCCTCACTTTCTGTAAACCCTTTATTCAGTAGGATGTCTGGTAGCCAAGTGAACAAGCTATAAGGAATGAACGATTGAAGTCCCATAAACAACGAAACGCACCAAGCGAGCTTCGATTTAAAGATGGAAGGAGAAGGTTGGTTATCTACTTTTCCAGGAACTTTTTTTCGAGACGACAACATAACAGGTAGTCGTAAGCAAATAAAAAAAACAGCAATAGCCGATAATATGGCCCATAAAAGCAAAGCCTGTTGCCAGTTGAAAGCGCTTGATTCAGCTATCGGTACGGATAAGCCGGATGCAAATGCACCAAAGAGATTCATAGAAACAGAGTAGATGCCCATCATAACACCAATTCGTAATGGAAAACTAAGCTTAATTAAACCAGGCATTAAGACGTTTCCGACTGCTATACCAAGACCGAGAAAAAGGGTACCTACTAACAATAACGGTGTATATCCGAGGGAGCGGAACACAATGCCAATGGTTAATACAATCATAGCGAATAAAAGCATGAATTCCATCCCTGTTTTCCGAGAAATTCTTGGTACAAGAGGTGAGAACAAACCAAACATAAGCAGCGGTAATGTATTGACTAAGCCAATAGTTACATTTGAAATGCCTAAATCTTCTCTTATAAAAGGAATTAACGGTCCAAACGAAGTCATTGGCGATCGTAAGGTAGCAGCAATCAATAAGATAGACACGAGTAATAAAAACGTGTAATAGGATTCTTTGTTGTTCGTTTGCAGCTTTTGCATATCAATCTCCTTCATAGTGAGTAAAACGTCTTTGAATCACAATGCTTCATTTTACTCCTGTGGAAGAACGGAAATCAAGCTTTCTTTTAGCTCATCCATTAATAGGAAATGTCAGTGGTTCATGATAGAACGAGTAGATCAGCTTCATTGAAAACGCTATCAATGTTCGCTCGTTTAATGAAATGAAACGAGTCAACAAATGATAAGGGTACTTCTTTTATGTTATAATTAAAACTATTCAGTCTAAAAGATTCAGCAGAGGTGCGGTTAAACAATGAACACAGTGAGTATCGCTGGCTGACTTTTGAAGACGCAAAGAGTATGTTGTCAATACCAGGGACAGGAGATGTTCTATCGTTTATTGAAGACCATTTTGTGTATAAAAAGCCAAAGAATTTTTTGAGAATTGAGGAAAAGGAATGTTCATTGTAAATGTAGAAGGGGCAGTTTGGAATGATGGAAAATGACTTGTTATTGAAAGAAGCTCAAAGGAAGCACATGCAGGAGGACTACTGTCATTAGTAGGTGGTAAAGTCGATGCATCTGGAATCGATAAAGATGTATTAGAAAAAACGATACAGCGTGAGTTTTTAGAAGAAGTTGGTTTGAAATTGAAAGACGATATGGTCTATGTGCGCAATACGACTTTTGCAGTGAACGGAAAACCTGTCATTGACCTTGTGTTTCTATGTGAACGAGAAGAAGGAAGTCAACCTTCAATCGTAAGTGCAGATGAGGTTGCAGACATTCATTGGATGACCTTTGAGGAGATCCAATCACATAGCAAAGCACCAGATTATTTTATGGAAAGTATTTGTATGGCAGAGAAAGTACGATTACGCCAAAGGGAGTGATACATTTGGAAAAGCTGTTAAAGCAAGCATTAAGGGAATCGTATGAACTGAATATGGATCAGGTGAAGGCCGTTACAAACGAAAACAACAACATAATAACCGCGATTCGGTTCTGGCTCAATTGCAATCGGTTCTTCCCAAATACTCTCAGCAAAAACAAGTCCTCTTTCCCCGTCTTGATTAAAGTGATTCACTTCACTGATGCCGTACCTGAAACCAGGCTCATGCAGCACTTCCCAAAATTGATTCGATTCGGTCGAAGCCATACTCAACACATCATCTTCATTGGAGTAGAGATTTAAGGTAGTTCCATCAACTTCAAAATCAGTCATGTTCGAGAAATGTTGTCGTTGTGGGGTTATAGCTGGAGAGATGGGAAGAGTAATGTTGTGTGCTTGAAAAAAATAGTATACGAGATAGCCATCCAGTCTTATAAAAAGAGATTTAGACGAATTATCATTGTTATTTCTGATAAGACCAATTTTGGGGATTAAATGATACGGTTTATTTTTTAGTAAAGAAACGAGGGTTGCAATTGGTCTGCAACCCTCGTTTGAGGGAAAGGTAACACATTTTTCACAATCAATTTTAAGCAGTCGGTCTGACGATTATTTCGTTCACATCGACATTTTCGGGTTGTTTGATTGCATAAAGAATTGATTGGGCGATTGCATTCGAAGGTAAAGAGATCCTTCTGTACTCTTTCATGACCTGTTTCGCTTCTTCATCGGAAATACTTTCGGCAAGCTCAGACTCCGTTACGCCTGGCGCAATGTTTGTGACACGAATGTTTGGCCCAGTCTCCATTCGAAGTCCTTCAGAGAGCGCTCGAACTGCAAATTTAGTAGCGCAGTAAACTGCTGCGGTAGGGGAAACTTCATGCGCACCAATGGATGATACATTGATAAAGTGACCGAATTTTTGTTTATTCATGATTGGGAGTCCAGCTGCAATGCCGTGAAGAACACCACGAATATTCACATCAACCATTTGATTCCATTCATCGGTTTTTAAGGCTGCTAGCTTTGAAAGGGGCATCACTCCGGCATTGTTAATAAGGACGTCGACTTGTCCATAGCGGCTATTCACATAGGTGACAAATTCATTCATTTCTTCTTTGTTTGTGACATCTAACCGTCGATAATCGGCTGATCCACCCTCACGAATGATATCGTTCGCGATCGCTTTAAGATTGTCAGTGCGCCTTGCTCCTAAAACCACATGTGCGCCTTCTTGGGCAAGTAGGCGTGCTGTAGCTTCACCAATACCGCTGCTCGCTCCAGTAATCATGATGACTTTCTCTTTAATTGTAGACATCTTCTTTGCACCTCATTTTCTGTTAGTCTCCCGGTATAAAACCATTCCAGCGTGATAGAGAATTCCATTTCGAAATTCTCCATCAGCGGTAAACCCCGTATCATCGATGTAATCAATCTGATTTCCATTAACCGTATAATGACCTTGATAGGCACTTTGTTTCGAGCCGCGGGCCTCATCATAACGTCCATTGGCTAAAAGCTCATGGCGAATGTATCCGTCTTCTGTGACCCAAATCCCAATATAGGCGCTGCTATTTAATGATTGAGACAAGCTTAATCACCTCCTACTCGTTTCATCGTATCTTAATGAGGAACAGACCCGGTAGCCTATTCGGGTTGGGTTATTGCCTAATCCTCCAGAAATAATTATTGTACGAGTTTGAATAAAAGGAATATAATTTAAGTAATTACTTAGCGGTAGGAGTTGTTTGGATGAACAATCATATAAAAGAACAACAGGTGGAACTCTCACATATCATTCACCGACATTGTGAGAATGACGGGGTTCATTTTACGGGGATTCCTCAACTTTATTTCATTCGATCTTCTTTTAAGTCAACACCAATCCATACCATTCATGAACCAGCTTTATGTATTGTTGCACAAGGAGAAAAAATCGTGGTGCTTGCACAAGATCGGTATCAATATGATGCTTCTCATTACTTAGTTGTATCATTTGATTTACCTATTTCTGGTGAAATCATTACTGCCACTCCGGAAAGCCCCTATTTGTGTCTTCGTTTAGATTTTGAACAAAAGCAAATCGTTGATCTAATGATGAATA from Shouchella hunanensis includes these protein-coding regions:
- a CDS encoding CynX/NimT family MFS transporter, which gives rise to MQKLQTNNKESYYTFLLLVSILLIAATLRSPMTSFGPLIPFIREDLGISNVTIGLVNTLPLLMFGLFSPLVPRISRKTGMEFMLLFAMIVLTIGIVFRSLGYTPLLLVGTLFLGLGIAVGNVLMPGLIKLSFPLRIGVMMGIYSVSMNLFGAFASGLSVPIAESSAFNWQQALLLWAILSAIAVFFICLRLPVMLSSRKKVPGKVDNQPSPSIFKSKLAWCVSLFMGLQSFIPYSLFTWLPDILLNKGFTESEAGWFMALMQVGLIPATFFVPIFAAKLKSQTWLAVASGLLFLIGLAGVALTASSFTILFLIVTGMGMGTTFSLAMMFFVLRTHTVEQSSQLSSMAQSVGYMIAATGPFLLGFIADSTKSWTVPLLILMAAAIGISLFGYAAGKDRKIDNPTPS
- a CDS encoding NUDIX hydrolase; this translates as MERSSKEAHAGGLLSLVGGKVDASGIDKDVLEKTIQREFLEEVGLKLKDDMVYVRNTTFAVNGKPVIDLVFLCEREEGSQPSIVSADEVADIHWMTFEEIQSHSKAPDYFMESICMAEKVRLRQRE
- the addA gene encoding helicase-exonuclease AddAB subunit AddA, which translates into the protein MPKWTLQEKPADVSWTDEQWQAISLKGGNILVAAAAGSGKTAVLVERIVKRMIDPNDEAEMDRLLVVTFTKAAAAEMKARIGKRIEEELSVRPSPYLKRQYRLLNRATISTLHSFCSELIRAHYYEINVDPTIRLANDTERELLKEEVLETLLERYYALDKETMPDFYTMAEAYSGDRSDTSLRALLLQLYTRSRSHPDPDRWLNESARMYEHPYDDVGESPWGKIILEEVFSFVSGAIANHTRALQLAERGDGPAFYHERLTEEVVALEGLTKCQSWDQLYQQLHDFTWKRLPSKKKDDPTDPQLMERVKGLRDDSKKLVQKAQELLMTDAQENRLRLQQMQGRVRMLTTLVKEFAKAYREEKAERSLMDFDDLEHFALDILSEESIAEPSAIALQYKARFQEVLTDEYQDTNQVQEAILQLVANGENRFMVGDVKQSIYRFRLAEPGLFIEKQTTYAKIERPLDKLKEAKGIRIDLAHNFRSRKEVLDAVNYVFAQTMDKHVGEVEYDQTQALQYGNLDYGIEDEGYDVHVALLEKEDEDDASGFELSAEKEAKWTANKINELRASKYLVYDKRQNQMRPIEYRDITILMRSLPSSPVFVDVFKRAGIPLFSDRDEGYFRHVEVQIMLSLLKIIDNPFQDIPLASVLRSPIVGLQDDELASIRLHDQEGFFYEAMQATLLNENQEGNWLEKLAHFNQQLQNWRTRARTTALSTFIWELFTETGYDVFVGGLPGGKQRQANVRALYDRAKAFEDTSFRGIFRFLRFVERMEEQGDDFESARTISEQENVVRLMSIHKSKGLEFPVVFVVDMWKQFNLMDTRRQTQIHQTLGFGSTYLDVERRVKYPTMAEAAIKKLQEREQISEELRVLYVALTRAKEKLFLLGSVKEREAKLEAWIEQAESSLSLHERKQARRFFDWIMPVVLRHEDVNRVSNKKEHPSKWTLDDMVEVPSLARTQPQSTNTTVQLLQQLERLDGRTAGMECEVERRLAFNYIYPVATKTAAKQSVTELKRKTNWYSLDEEMNTSRKNVMHSMKEPRFLKGDQKLSSTEKGSLMHRIMQRLSFQTKDPSHIKQEIEAISNRLALKKEERSAISYQRIIDFHQSSVGTRLLNSKKVKREVPFSYVQPKQQFSSQEEGAEEDGVLIRGIIDVLWWDENGELFLLDYKTDRIQSSGLEKQEVEKVLKERYEHQIAQYKQAIEAIWNVPVKECWLYFFDGGIDIQLFK
- a CDS encoding SDR family oxidoreductase; protein product: MSTIKEKVIMITGASSGIGEATARLLAQEGAHVVLGARRTDNLKAIANDIIREGGSADYRRLDVTNKEEMNEFVTYVNSRYGQVDVLINNAGVMPLSKLAALKTDEWNQMVDVNIRGVLHGIAAGLPIMNKQKFGHFINVSSIGAHEVSPTAAVYCATKFAVRALSEGLRMETGPNIRVTNIAPGVTESELAESISDEEAKQVMKEYRRISLPSNAIAQSILYAIKQPENVDVNEIIVRPTA
- a CDS encoding Atu4866 domain-containing protein, producing MSQSLNSSAYIGIWVTEDGYIRHELLANGRYDEARGSKQSAYQGHYTVNGNQIDYIDDTGFTADGEFRNGILYHAGMVLYRETNRK